The stretch of DNA GAATCTGAACTCAATCTGTGTGCTATACTGCCTCTCAGAAGAATGATGTCCACAGCATGCTTTGCATTACTACCTTTGCAGTTAGTAGGCTTCTGTTGTGTCCATGAGTATTTTTGTTTCCACTGGTTGGCTTGTACCAAGAGTCAGTTGTTTGTTTCCAAATCTCTCTTTGATAATTGAACTTGTTATTGTCATTACATATTTTAACTAAATAAACCAAGTGTGAAAACAAAGTTGTTTCTATAAAAACTAAGTTGATTCTCTGTAATAGATTCTATAAAgccatataaaaattatttttttttggtgaatcAGGGTAGGTGAGAACAGTGAAAACTGGCAAACAGACAAGCCAAAAGTAAAAAGCCTAGAATTTTGCTCACAGGTAGTTTCTCAAGCATCTTTAAGTTTTCTGTACTACTGAAACAAATCCTGAAAATTACAGAGGATACACTGTAAAAGTTGTTTAAATGAGAGAGACTACAACAATAATCAGATTCATTCCAAAGAAAAGGATATTTATAGATTAGtgaataaattttcatttattggttttaatttaaaataaaacctatatATTAAAGTATTAAAGACACACCAAATTTTTCAAACTGTAAGACAcaccggaccataagacacacctaggtttcagaggaggaaaataaggaaaaaattctgaagcacaaaatgtggtaaaatatttaataacataaataatataggctgccctcccccaccccctggcagtgagccaggtaagctacatttggactataagatgcacccccattttcctcccaaattttctTGGGGgaagtgcgtcttatagtctgaaaaatatggtatataactTACAAATTGTTCTTCTGCTTTAACCCCTCTCACTCTCCAAATAACCAACCAATTACTAGACCCCTTTCTCTTTGTAAGGCAGTCTTCCATTGTGATCAGTCAATAGTTGTGGCATCATTTGTTGAATTGACCTTCTTTTCTTTACTGATTACAAAGTCTACTTTTATATCCTTACACATACTGCATCATCTTTGCAGGTGATCTATCTAGTTCCATTGTTCTATTTGTTAGTTCTTGACTTAGTGTTTTAATATCTGATAGATTTTTTTGTTCAACATTTCTTGGCTATCAACATCATTAATTTCTCCATACatataatatttctgaaatctatcataaatatattctttttaaaaatattttacttatttatagacagatgggaaggaagggagaaagtgagagagagaaacatcaatgagtggttggcTCTCATGCAACCcgcactggggaacctggcccacatcccaggcatgtgccctgactcggagttgaactggtgaccctttgctttgcagttcagtgctcaatccactgaaccacaccagccaggtctatcataaatatattcttattGGGGATATTTTTACCAATTTTGAAAGACTCTGGAAAAGGAATGCTAAACTTATAATTACAACTTAAAAATAAGGGAAGattgggtcctttgcccattttttaattggactgtttgtcttcctggtgtggagtcatgtgagttctttatatattttggagatcaaaccattgtctgaggtatcattggcaaatgtgtctTCCCATATCACtagttccctttccattttgctgatgttttctttagctgtgtggaagctttttttagtttgatgtagttccatttgtttattctttcctttttatcccttGTGCTAAGGGACagacatcagtgaaaatattgcttcatggaacatctgaaattttcctgcctatgtattctctaggacttttatggtgtcacaacttatatttaagtcttttatccattttgagtttattttggggtatatatggtgtaagttggaggTTTAGTCGCATTTTTTTTGCACACACTTTTCCAGATGCAatgggcctgaacagacactacTCCAAGgtggatatacagagggcccatagacatatgaaaaatgctcaaaatcattagtcattagagagatgcaaattaaaaccacaacgagataccacttcacaccagtcagaatggcctttattaataaatcaacaaaaaataagtgctggtgaggttgtgaagaaaagggaaccctagggcactcttggtggaaatgcagactggtacagccactgttgaaaacagtatggaatttccttaaaaaactaaggatggagctgccttttgatccagtaatcccattgctgggactataccctaagaatcctaaatcaccaattcaaaagaacctatgcaccccaatgttcatagcagaattatttacaataaccaagtgccagaaacagcctaagtgtccatcactaaatgagtgggtcaaaaaactgtgatacatttacacaatggaatactatgcagcagagagaaagaaggaactcttacacttcatgacagcatgggtggacctggagagcattatgctaagtaaaataagccagttagtgaaagacagataccatatgatttcacctataagtggaacctaatcaacaaaacaaataaaagagaaaaatagaaccagagacttggaaataaagaacaaactgacagtgaccagaggggagggagagggggataatgggggaaagaaaagggtGGGGCAAGCAAAGGAgtatgaatagaggactcatgggcatagaAAATGGGGatgattgactatgggagtgggggcaACAGGGTAGGGAAGAGCATGGGGAAAAaggtgagacaactgtaactgtacatcaataaataaaaaaaaataaaaaatgagggaAGATTGAGAAATTCAAAGGCCAGCCTCAGAAACGTTAAGACATAGGAGACATAGTAATGGTAAACTGGCTTTTCTGTACTCTGACAAGATAACATGAGTCACTAATGAAACATGTGAGAAAGTATTGTAGATTAGAGCACACGGTAAGAGACTGTCTAGGAGGGGATAGTTCATGGAGATCAGACAGGAACTGCATTTACAGAGGCAGATAATTTTCCCTGTTCCATGGGTCCAGCTCATCTTTTTAAGAGGAGCTTGCTCATTTTGTCACTAAACACCTGCTTCACCTGTTTGTTCCTCAGAGTGTAAATGAAGGGGTTAATCATTGGGGTCACTACAGTATTGAGTAAGGCCACCACCTTGTTCCTGTCCTCCCCCTCACCACCCTTGCCCGACCGGATATACATGAAGATGCAACTGCCATAGAAGAGAGACACAACAATGATGTGAGAAGAGCATGTTGAGAAGGCTTTCTGTCTCTCCTTGGCTGAGGGGATGCGCAGGATGGTGTAGAATATGTGGCCATAGCAGGTGGCTGTCACAGACAGAGTGCCCAGTAAGCTGAAATTGGCCGCAATAAGACTCAGAAGCTCTATCAGACTTGTGTCTGCACATATGAGTTCCAGGAGTGGAAAGCTGTCACAGAAGAAATGGTTAATGACATTGGGGCCACAGAATGGCAGCTGAACTGCCATGAAAGTTGGAATCATCATGAGAAGGAATCCTATTGTCCATGAAGAAAGAACCAATTGGACACAGACCCTGTTGCTCATGATGGTGGCATAACGCAAGGGATTGCATATGGCCACATACCTGTCAAAGGACATCACTGCCAGGAGGAAGAACTCTGTGGTGCCCAGcgagaaatagagaaaaagctGGAGAAAGCAACCTGAGAGGGAGATGGTCTTGTATCCAGTCAGGGTGTTGGTCAGCATCTTGGGGAAGATGACAGAGGTTAGCCAGACTTCCAAGACAGCAAAGTTGCGAAGGAAGtagtacatgggggtgtggagGCGCCTGTCCATGAGGGTGATAACCACGATGAGGAGATTCCCCAGTAGAGTGAGGAGGTAGGTCAGGAGGAGCCCCAGGAAGATGAGCATCTGCAGCTCACAGGCATCTGAGAGCCCCAGCAGGACAAACTCAGTGACAGTGGTGTGGTTCCCCATGGCTCTTCTGACCTCTGCTGGGATGACCAATC from Phyllostomus discolor isolate MPI-MPIP mPhyDis1 chromosome 1, mPhyDis1.pri.v3, whole genome shotgun sequence encodes:
- the LOC114491533 gene encoding olfactory receptor 49-like, giving the protein MGNHTTVTEFVLLGLSDACELQMLIFLGLLLTYLLTLLGNLLIVVITLMDRRLHTPMYYFLRNFAVLEVWLTSVIFPKMLTNTLTGYKTISLSGCFLQLFLYFSLGTTEFFLLAVMSFDRYVAICNPLRYATIMSNRVCVQLVLSSWTIGFLLMMIPTFMAVQLPFCGPNVINHFFCDSFPLLELICADTSLIELLSLIAANFSLLGTLSVTATCYGHIFYTILRIPSAKERQKAFSTCSSHIIVVSLFYGSCIFMYIRSGKGGEGEDRNKVVALLNTVVTPMINPFIYTLRNKQVKQVFSDKMSKLLLKR